One Methanobacterium sp. Maddingley MBC34 DNA segment encodes these proteins:
- a CDS encoding putative dioxygenase (PFAM: Memo-like protein) translates to MIRKPAVAGMFYESDEDSLRKRIKWCYQHELGPGRLPGKMGNKRSIKGLISPHAGYSYSGPVAACSYMELAEDGMPETVVILCPNHTGIGSGLSTMTEGSWLTPLGEVEIDHQFASELLNYYPLLDDDPSAHLKEHSCEVQLPFLQEISSDFQMVPVCMMMQDLETSRELGEAISHTARKLGRDLVVIASTDFTHYQPHEVAEAQDKKVLEAISAMDELEMMRTIQEFNVTMCGYGPVAATIEASKGMGATEVSVLQYATSGDTGGDYTSVVGYASAIFK, encoded by the coding sequence ATGATTAGAAAACCTGCAGTGGCAGGGATGTTCTATGAATCAGATGAAGATTCATTGAGAAAGAGGATTAAATGGTGTTACCAGCACGAATTAGGACCTGGAAGACTTCCGGGAAAAATGGGAAATAAACGGAGTATTAAAGGATTAATATCTCCTCATGCAGGTTACTCCTATTCTGGACCAGTGGCTGCCTGTTCTTACATGGAACTGGCAGAAGACGGTATGCCTGAAACAGTGGTTATACTATGCCCCAACCACACCGGGATAGGATCTGGACTCTCCACCATGACCGAAGGCTCATGGTTAACTCCTCTGGGAGAAGTGGAAATAGACCATCAGTTCGCCAGTGAACTGTTAAACTACTATCCTCTACTGGATGATGATCCATCCGCCCATCTAAAGGAGCACAGCTGTGAAGTGCAACTACCATTCCTTCAGGAAATCAGTTCGGATTTCCAGATGGTACCGGTGTGTATGATGATGCAGGATTTGGAAACCTCCAGAGAACTTGGAGAAGCCATAAGTCACACTGCACGTAAACTGGGACGGGACCTGGTGGTAATTGCCAGCACAGACTTCACCCATTACCAGCCCCATGAAGTGGCCGAAGCACAGGATAAGAAAGTCTTAGAAGCCATATCAGCCATGGATGAACTGGAAATGATGCGAACCATACAGGAATTCAACGTGACCATGTGTGGTTACGGGCCAGTGGCCGCCACTATTGAAGCATCAAAAGGTATGGGAGCCACTGAAGTCAGTGTATTACAGTACGCCACCAGTGGCGATACTGGAGGAGACTACACTTCCGTGGTGGGATACGCATCTGCGATATTCAAATGA
- a CDS encoding putative archaeal kinase (PFAM: Amino acid kinase family), whose amino-acid sequence MIILKLGGSVITRKDASKPTLDPVNLDRIAQEIARANVGELIIIHGAGSFGHLHARKYEIGSPIKTPEELESKKMGFTLTQNSVKNLNHFVCHYLLKYKIPAVAVPPSSFIITENKRIKSANLGIVKKYLEMGLVPVLYGDVVMDTDENIQMAVVSGDQLVNYLSKKLQPERIILGSDVDGIYDRDPKKHSQARLLEVVNSMEDLKFLEGARTVDVTGGMAGKLRELLELAEKGIESELINAGCEGLLESALKGEKVRGTIINK is encoded by the coding sequence ATGATAATCCTGAAACTGGGTGGAAGTGTAATCACCCGTAAAGACGCTAGCAAACCCACCCTGGATCCAGTGAATCTTGATCGCATTGCCCAGGAAATAGCCAGGGCAAATGTGGGTGAACTTATCATAATTCACGGAGCTGGTAGTTTCGGCCATTTACATGCCAGAAAATATGAAATAGGCAGCCCCATAAAAACTCCAGAAGAACTGGAAAGTAAAAAAATGGGATTCACCCTAACCCAGAACTCGGTTAAAAATCTCAACCATTTCGTATGCCACTATCTGTTGAAATATAAAATTCCTGCAGTGGCAGTACCACCATCATCATTCATAATAACTGAAAATAAACGGATCAAATCAGCAAATTTAGGAATAGTGAAGAAATATCTAGAAATGGGATTGGTACCAGTCTTATACGGTGACGTGGTCATGGATACAGATGAAAATATCCAGATGGCAGTAGTATCCGGTGACCAGCTGGTGAACTACCTATCAAAGAAACTGCAGCCAGAGAGGATCATCCTGGGCTCAGATGTGGATGGAATCTACGACCGCGACCCCAAAAAACATTCCCAGGCCAGGCTTCTGGAAGTGGTAAACTCAATGGAAGATCTGAAATTCCTGGAAGGAGCACGAACCGTTGATGTAACCGGGGGAATGGCTGGTAAACTAAGAGAACTACTGGAACTGGCTGAGAAGGGAATAGAATCAGAACTAATAAATGCAGGTTGCGAAGGATTACTGGAAAGTGCCCTTAAGGGTGAAAAAGTCAGGGGAACAATTATAAATAAATAA
- a CDS encoding mevalonate kinase (PFAM: GHMP kinases C terminal; GHMP kinases N terminal domain~TIGRFAM: mevalonate kinase) — protein sequence MTARASAPGKAILFGEHAVVYGKPAIAVAVDKRATVTLKEGTDNIIHVKIPELDVYGLISTETGIITQLNSEGEQDQNPGNMDAGIMKYIKSALFRTELGSSPDSGLNITVDLEIPIGAGLGSSAAITVATLAAASRYYQQELSLETLARTAHQVELEVQGAASPLDTTVSTHGGFLYFTHERGAVKIKPALKMPLVVGYTSQPGNTGILVKEVRKLCQAHPTIIKPILDIMETVTNQARESITKGEETRVGELMNINQGLLDALGVNTNELSRLIYHARSAGATGAKITGAGGGGSIIAYCPGKTWEVLGELESIENAFPVGISSKGVTW from the coding sequence ATGACAGCTAGGGCATCTGCACCAGGTAAGGCTATTCTTTTTGGAGAACACGCAGTGGTCTACGGGAAACCCGCCATTGCAGTGGCAGTTGATAAAAGAGCCACCGTAACCCTCAAGGAAGGAACCGACAACATTATACATGTGAAAATTCCGGAGCTGGACGTTTATGGGTTAATCAGTACAGAAACTGGTATTATAACTCAATTAAACAGTGAAGGCGAACAAGATCAAAACCCGGGCAACATGGATGCCGGGATAATGAAATATATTAAGAGTGCATTATTCCGAACCGAACTTGGATCATCACCCGACTCTGGTCTGAACATAACTGTGGACCTTGAAATACCCATAGGAGCAGGATTAGGGTCATCCGCAGCCATCACCGTTGCCACCCTGGCCGCAGCTTCACGTTACTACCAGCAGGAACTATCCCTGGAAACACTGGCACGTACTGCTCATCAGGTAGAATTAGAGGTTCAAGGAGCAGCAAGCCCACTGGACACCACGGTATCCACCCATGGGGGATTTCTATACTTCACCCATGAAAGAGGAGCAGTGAAAATAAAACCAGCCCTTAAAATGCCACTGGTAGTGGGTTATACCAGCCAACCCGGTAACACCGGGATCCTGGTGAAGGAAGTCAGAAAACTCTGCCAGGCCCACCCCACCATCATAAAGCCCATCCTGGATATCATGGAAACAGTGACCAACCAGGCCCGAGAATCCATCACCAAAGGAGAAGAAACAAGGGTAGGTGAGTTAATGAACATCAACCAGGGACTACTGGATGCCTTAGGGGTTAACACTAACGAATTATCACGCCTGATTTACCATGCACGCAGTGCAGGAGCTACCGGTGCCAAAATAACCGGAGCAGGTGGAGGGGGCAGTATCATTGCCTACTGCCCAGGGAAAACCTGGGAAGTATTGGGAGAACTTGAGTCAATTGAAAATGCATTCCCGGTTGGAATATCATCCAAAGGGGTGACCTGGTGA